CTCCCTCTCACCATGTCCTCACATgatctttcctctgtgcatgcacTGCCCTCgtgtctctttgtgtgtccaaatttcctcttcttattaggatgccagtcagattggattagggcccatcctaagggcctcatttaaaaaaattttttaaattaattaattaatttttggctgcgttgggtcttcgttgctgtgcgcaggctttccctagttgcggtgagcgggggctactcttctttgcggtacgcaggcttctcattgcagtggcttctcttgttgtggaacatgggctctaggcgtgcgggcttcagtagttgtggcatgcgggctcagtagttgtggcttgcaggctctagagcacaggctcagtagttgtggcgcaggggattagttgctccacggcatgtgggttcttcccggaccaggtcttgaaactgtgtcccctgcatcgtcaggtggactcttaaccactgtgccaccagggaagtcccagggcctcatttttaacttaatcacctctttaaaggtcttatctccaaatacagtcatattctgaggtaccgggtgttagggcttcaacatatgaattttggggggacacaatgcAGCCCATAACAGTAGGGTTGACAAACTGAGGAACAATCTACGATATAACTGATTAGTGCCCCAGATTGGAGACTAAGGTGATCTATGACAATTCAATACAAGGCAAAGTGATCCAGAATTGAAAGCCAGTCCTTGACAAAGGATTTTAGTGGGACAATTGGCAATAGTTTGAATAAGGTCTGTAGATTGGGTAATAGTATTACATCAGTCGTTCTGAAAAttgtactatggttatgtaagatgtcaaTATTGGGGGAAGCTTGGTTGAagaatatatgggaactctgtactatttttgcaagtTTTCAGAAAGTCtggaattatttcaaaataaaaagttaaaaatcaaaaaattaataattaactaAAATAGGGTAAACAAatagaagagagagggagaaaatgagaatGGAATTGGGTGTGacaatgaaggaaggaaaaatagaggaaaagaagcaaagaggAACTGATTTCCATGAGGTCAGAGGTTATATCTGCTGTTTGGGTTTCCAATGACCCCCTGCTTTTGGGACCTCAGCATATGATTTGGGAGGTAATATTCATTGAGGCACAGACTCTGAAAAGAAGGCAGTAGCCCCATTGAATCCCACCTCACATTCATGAAAGGCCTCAAAGTTTAACTTCTGACATTGTCTCTAAAGATTGTTACATAGTCAGTGTGTGTGTCGAAAGTGTGAATTCCTTGTAtgttaagacatttaaaatacacTGCCATCTTGGTAACTGAGTTTTGGTATTCTGCCCACAccactttttttccccaattttccccttcttttttaatcttttttggttcgttttgagatataattcacataccatacaattcatcattttaaagtgcaattagggacttccctgttggcgcagtggttaagaatccgcctgccagtgcaggtgacatgggttccagctctggtctgcagagcaactaagcccgtgggccacaactactgagcccatgcgtcacaactaccgaagcccgtgcgcctagagccagtgctccccaacaagagaagccactgcaaggagaagcccgcgcaccacaacgaagagtagcccccgctcgccgcaactagagaaagcctgcgcgcagcaacgaagacccaacgcagccaaaaataaataaataaataaaatttttaaaagggtctTTAATGGTTTTCCGTGCAACTGTTACCACTATCTAATTATACAATagttcatcaccccaaaaaagaATCCCACACCCGGTTAGCAGTCACTTCGCATCTCCCCCATCGCCCAGCCCCTTAAGTCTGTaaggatttgcctgttctggacatgaCTTGTAAGGGGTTAATGCATATGCGGACCAGCAGTATTTCAAAAGCTCAGCCTCCAGGATCGCCAGTGGCCACGGGATTGGTCGGTGCAGTTGGGTGTACGCGGGGCGCCCAATCGCCTTCGAGCGTGGAGAGGAGGCAGGTGCAGGTGGCGGGAGACGGTGCGCCggtggctgggggcagagggcggAGGCCGGGGGTAGGGGGTAGGGggtagggggcagggggcagggggtggtgggcGTGGCCCGAAGCTGGCGGCGGTCGCTGGCCGGCGCCCAGGGCACGGGCATGGCGGGCTGGTGGCGGGAGCTCCTGCGCACCGTCCGGCGCTACCCTTGGCCCACGAACGTGCTGCTCTACGCCGCGCTCTTCTCAGCCGGCGACGCGCTGCAGCAGCGGCTGCGGGGCGGCGCTGCTGACTGGCGGCAGAGGCGGCACGTGGCCACCGTGGCCGTGGCCTTCCACGCGAATTTCAACTACGTGTGGCTGCGCCTGCTGGAGCGCGCGCTGCCGGGGCGCGCGCCGCGCGCCGTCCTGGCCAAGGTGCTGTGCGACCAGGCGTTCGGCGGGCCGGTGTACGTCTCTGCCTTCTACTTCGGTGAGTAGCCGGGCCAGGCACCTGGGGGCCGGAACTGGGGGACGGAGGCGGATCCGGAATTGGAGGACGAGACGCAGGGGTCGGGGTTTCAGGGGCTGGGACCAGGCAGGAGCCTGGGGCTCTGGGGGCCGGGGACCGGGGCTGGAATcctggggtgggggccagggttCAGGGGACTGGGAGGGTCTGGATGAGGGCCGGAGGTCGAGGTGCGAGGGTCGAGAAGTTTGGGGACCGTGGATTTAACAGGATTGAGGGGAAAGAAATTGAGGGAAGGTTGCCGGAGAGGCCAGGAATTAGGGGGCCAGGTCGCAGTTCGGACGCTGGGTTGCCCGTAGTCTGGGGCTGGAGGTTTCAGGGGTCCTGGGGCGTACGTAGGCCGGAAGTGGGGAGGCAAGGCTGGGGATCCATTTTCCCCTGATAAAGGTCCACGGGAACGTCGAGGAGACCCCAGCTTGCTACCATGTCAGCTGTGAGCCCCGTGACCATGTTGTGGGGCGGGGTCTCCTTTCCACTGGCGGGATACTCCTTTTCAACATACAAACAAAAggtgaggggattcaggatggtgCGGGCAGAGCCGGTGGAATCTGAGGTGCGGCCCGGTTCCCCTCAAAATGTGTGCTCAGGGCGGTAGTCCTGCTTTTGTAACAAGATTTCCCTGAAGGGGGTCCCATCCCCTTatcaaaacccacagaaaatGTCAGGAGACCTCGGACCCCTGCCATGAGAGGACTGTGTACCTGTGAGGGTCTGGGGAGCCCCCTCCTCAAAAAGTCCACCCTGGAGCCTGAGGGCCTGACTTTGGGAACCTTTCTTAGCGCCCTAAATTCTAAAAACAATGGCAAGGGCTCTGTGGCCTTCATCTTCATAGCGTTTTCTATTGCTTGGAAGggagtgggcaggggaggggcaccCAATCCCCTAAGAAAATTCAAGGGTCCTGGGCCTGGCCTTGGCCTTGGAGATCACAGATCCCCCAAGGGGTCTTGTCAGTGGCTGTTGGTGCTTTCTTCTAAACTGTGTTGACGTGGTCAAGTCACCACTTTGAAGGAACCTACACTGCCCCTTGGATCTTATTTTGGGTCACTCACAGACGCCACAGGAAGCATGCCTGATGCAGTGCCAACCACATGGCCCATGGGGTCAGTGAGGTCAGGGGATAGAGGACCTGAGACCAGGAGCTGCCTGATTTGTCAGAAGATCTGTCTCTGATCCCAGCGTGTGACTTCCAGGCCAGATTGGCAAACAGGTTCCTCATGCCTGTTACTGCAGTGCCCTTGTACTCTGGTGATGGAATGGAGAGTTGGGGGCTGCTGGCATTTGGGAGTCAGATTCCTATCTAATCCTCAAACAACCCAGTGAGGCAGGTATTGTTATTCCCAtgttacagacaaggaaactgaggctcaaagggaTAAACAACCTGCCCGAAAGCAACACAATCCATGTCATGGTCTTCATCTCCCTGGGGGATGTCAGCATTCCTGAAACCAGAAAGATGCTGCAGTCACAGGGCTGATGGGGCCTGTGGTTCAAGCCCGAGGTCCCTGAAACCGATTCCTGCCCACATTGcttctttgttttgcatttcaGATTTCTGGGCCCTGTTTCCCTCTCCTCATGTTAAACTGAAGGGGGAAtggtgggaagggggtgggttGGATGTTTGTTCAAGGCACTTCAGACTTGGAAATTGCCTGTATCAGATGTTCCTTTGTGCTGGGGCTGCCTTGGGAGGTAGAATAGTTGTGATTGAAAGGTCTGGCTCGGAATCCATACCTGGGTTGGACTTGGATCACtatcaacctctctgagctcttttcctcctctgcaacTCCATCATCCTTAGCTGAGGGTTAGGAGGGtcagatgaaagaaaacacaTCAAGTGCTTAGCGCTTAATTAGTGCTGGGTAAGTGGAATACTATTACCAATATTGGGCTCGGTTTTCTTACCGGTCCTGTTCTAAGAATCCCCTGCAATTGactaaaaagattttatttccccttcttcctAATCAGAGTTGGAGGAGACTTTTTAAAGCACTGTCATTTTCACACCTTTCCTAAAATAGGAGGGTTTTGTCTTTGTTCCCTGACTTCCTTTTCAGGATTGTTGAACGTCAAAATTTTCCAGATGTTTTTAGGAAGTCTGAACTGGTGTTCTGCTTTCAAATTCCATTTAGAAAGCCTCTTAGATGGGAAATCTGCAGTTGCTAGAATACCCAGAGTCCAGCAGCCTttttgtaaaagaaggaaattaaatttttaaaattttaaacatttcacaaCATGTtttgaagggagagaagaaaagtcaCCAATAGTCCCACCATGCTAACACTGAGGTTTTTGTGAATTCtctaacagctttttaaaaaaataatcattctgCTATAACTCGGTACCCTGCTATTCTCAGTTCATATTTATCATCACTTTAAAATTTACCTAACTTTAGAATGGAgattatcttttgttttcactgTTGGGTCAGACGGAACATACTGAGTTAGTGATAGTGGTGGTTACCTTGCATATTGGAATAGAAAACTTGAACATGAGCTGTTAAACAGTATTCTTCgtattaaatcttttaaaattcttttggtgTGTGTTTTTTCAAATAGGTATGAGTATTCTCCAGGAAAAGGATGACATATTTTTGGACCTGAGACAGAAATTCTGGAATACATATAAGGTAAGACAGACTTTTGAAAATACGACCAggatctttttgtatctttttaacattaaatacatttaaataaaaatattcttgggtttccctggtggtgcagtggttgagagtctgcctgccgatgcaggggacgcaggtttgtgccccggtctgggaagatcccacatgccacggagtggctgggcccgtgagccatggccgctgagcctgcgcatctggagcctgtgctccgcaacgggagaggccacaacagtgagaggcccgcgtaccaccaaaaaaaaaaaaaaattcttaaattagGGCTCCAGTTGGTTGGCACAGGGTACTATATTTTGACAGATCTTAAATTTGTTTTGATAGTTGAATGAGAAGCTTTAAGAGTGTCTATATGTGTTTCTGAATTTTAGTCAATGTTCACAACGATTTCTGACATTCTTATATTTATTCTTGTTAGTGATCACGGCGATTTTTTTGGAGCCAAAGAAGTTATTGCAAAATAGGAATAGTAGAATGTGAGTGGCTTAATGGAATCATTCTCACATTTAGAGCTGATGTTTCCAAGTGTGCATTCTGCTGAGTCCCTATGAAAGGAACCTTCTTGACATCACAGAGGTATTTACAGAAAAGGAAGGTGTTTCCCAGGGTTATCCTGAGGCTGGAATCAAGTCACCTCTTGTCCTGTTTGCTcagtacaaatatatatatgatccAATCCCACaaatatctattcatttattcaatgaagATTTATTGAGCAGTGTCCTCAAGACCTGGCAGAGTCAGGGATGCTTTCCATCTCTGGCCTAGTGTGATTCTATTAATGACAATGTTTGATTCTATTTGATTCTATTAATGACAATGAGGTGAATTTTCAGGATTCCAGAATATACACAGCCTTGTCTAGGGCTCCACATCTACTTAATTCCTGATCAAAAGCAGTGCCAAGCCAGCCCCAGCCATCCCACCACCCTCACCCACACCCCCAGCATCTTCTGTTGAACTATTCTGAGCACGAGAACCATTATCACCCGCTTGGTGGTTGAAGGCAGATGACAGGGAGGGTGGAAGCCACATGCTGCCGAGCCCCTCCGGGGGGAAAAGCATTCAGAACTCTTGTTACTTCTCTTGAGGCAAAAGTTATGGGCCCATGGTGACATCCAAATATGATTTTCTTCTGCTTTACTTTGGGAAAGgaacatttatacatttatacgAAGAGCAAGCCAAGCAGAGTTGTAAAAGAAAGGGGCTTTGACCAAGGATTTGCAGATATTTCAGATTCTCCTTCTTTAATGAAGACATACAGGCTATCTTCATTGGGTAGAAACGTGGCGACTTTTACacacctttttaaaaacagtggttctgggatttccctggtggtctagcggTTAAGACTcttcactcccaatgcagggggcccaggttcgatccctggtcagggaactagattccacatgctgcaactaaagatcccgcacgcggcaacgaagatcctgggtgctgcaactaagacctggtacggccaaataaataaataaatatttaaaaaaagaaaaaaccaaaaagcaaaacacaacaaaaacagtGGTTCCAAATGAGTCAGTTGTATCtatgcccttgagaagaaagagggTACCGGCAGTCTGATGTCCAGCACCATTTGGGGACTTTCCTGAAGATCTCCCATAACAAGAAACTATCTGCTAGGCATTGCACTAGGTGTTAGCAGAAGATAacacaaaacatatatatatatagatatatatatagagagagagatatacacgcacacacattgCTACTGTCTTTAAGGGACTTACAATGTAGTGGGGTAGATAGACAAGTAAATAGACAAACATTAACCTCAATGCCAGGAGCAGTGCTCAGAGCGTGCAAACGGGTATTTAGCACAGCATGGAGATGTAAGGGTGCGGCTCAAGGAAAGCTTCCGGGGGCAGGTTATGCCTGAGCGGAGTCTTAAAGAACTCAGGGGAGTTAGGCGGATACCTGGGGCCTTTCCAGGGGCAGAAGGAGCCGAGGAAGGAATGCATAAAACACTGTGGTGTACCTGTAAGGGAGAACCTACAAGAGATGCTATtcatagaatataaaatatgaattgaGGAACAACTGCAAATGACTTTGGATCTTGGAAGGTGTTGAAGGCCATGCCAAGGATCTTGAACTTAAGTGATTACTGGCAAGGGAGACCAGTTAGAGGGTTACTGTGACCAAGTTCACGTAAGAAATCATGAAGCAGTGGGCAGAGGAAGGATTTCAAAAATACTTAGGAGATAGAATTGGTAGGTCTTGATGATGGATTGGAAGTAGGGTTGATGGGCAAGGACACATCTACGGTGACCCATCCGCATTTACTGGGTAGCGCGCAGCATTCTGTAAGCAAGAGCCCACTTTTCTCTCccagttatttgtttatttctctgttaGCAGTAGGGACTCAGGGATTCCCATTTTTTCGATGGTTTATAACTCATTGctgtgtttaattatttttgttttgcaaacGTCCCAGACTTGGCCAGTGAGAGTCGCTTCAAGCTGCCTCCTATTTCCTTGTGAGAGtccccccatctttttttttttttaagccacttcCTTACTTTATATCATAAAGATAGATGttctaggctcatcttgtacCTTGTACCTGCCCTACTCTGGCCCTGGAATCAACCATTTCTTTAGGagtcctttttcctttttgtggggAATGGCATGGGAGACCAAGATCTGCACACTGAGTGGGGCTacattctgaagaaaaaaaattgccataAGAAGTGAAGCCATGTTTGGATGGGTTTTTCCTAAAgtagtaaattctttttttttaaataaatttatttatttattcatttatttaatttttggctgtattgggtcttcgctgctgcacgcgggttttctctagttgctgagagcaggggctactcttcgttgcagtgcgcgggcttcacattgcggtggcttctcttgttgcagagcgcgggctctaggcacatgggcttcaggagttgtggcccgcggactctagagcacaggctcaatagttgtggtgcacaggcttagttgctccatggcatgtgggatcttcccggaccagggctcgaacccatgtctcctgcattggcacgcggattcttaaccactgcatcaccagggaagcccctaaagtagTAAATTCTTAAATGAGTATACACTTTAAACtttaaatagcttttattttaagtttattatagaaactttagaaaataaaaattagtaaaaacaaaaaaagaaaaaataataccacCTTTATATTACTAGTGTAATACCACTTGTAAGGACTATTTTAAAAacctctagcttttttttttttaagatataatttacataccaagatctctatctttaaaaaaaaatccataatgatGACTCTTTTGTCAGAATGAACAGGTTAAAGCCTGTTAAAAtaaatccatcttttttttttgaccacaccacgcggcctgcaggatcttagttccctgaccagggatcaaacctgggccccacCAGTGAAAGCCCCGAGTCCtcacccctggaccaccagggaattcccacaaataAATACATCTTAAAAGCTAAACTTATTCTGTAGCATGAAGTAGTTAGAATATATTATTATCAAATCACCATAAAGAACAGTTTAGTCTAGAGTTTTAAAGATTGATGATCCTgtattttatcaatatttctcTTGCATCATTTGCATGGGCAAACAGGaaaattgcaatatataaatatgtgctgtggacttccctggtggctcagtggttaagaacctgcctgccaatgcaggggacacgggtttgagcgctagtccgggaagatcccacatgctgcggagcaactaagtccgtgagccacaactactgagcctgcatgccacaactactgaagtctgtgcgcctagagcccgtgctccacaagagaagccaccgcaatgagaagcccgcataccacaacaaagagtagtcccccctcgccgcaactagagaaagcccgcacgcagcaacgaaggcccaacgcagccaaaagtaaaatataaataaatttaaataaataaatatgtgttgttatTTTGAAAGCAGTTGTCTTCCAGAATTGGTACTGATTCAGGTAGACTTTTTATTGTAAatttgtgaatataataaaaatctttattcttGTGCCTAACGGCTGTTTGTACAACTCCTTACCCTCTTCCACTCAAGAGACCATAAGTAGTCTAATTTAATCTGCTTAGTCTGAAATGTAATACCGCGTCCACATTCCACCTGCCTGGTGTTTCTTAATGCTTTATAGAACGAACTGTGTGATCGTTTTGTGCGATTAAAAAGCATCCTAATAAAGTTTCTCTTTATTCCAGAGTGGTCTGATGTACTGGCCTTTTGTACAGGTGAGTTTCAAACTGCTTAGAATGCCAACTCATGGGTCTGGTTTATATGAGCCCTAAaagactctttctctctctgttataGCTGACCAACTTCAGCCTCGTTCCTGTTCACTGGAGAACAGCTTACACTGGGCTCTGTGGTTTTCTGTGGGCCACTTTCCTCTGCTTTTCACAACAGGGTGGTGATGGTACCTTGAAGTCAGCTTTTACTTTCCTTTATATAAAGGGAACAAATGAAGTTGAAAGACCCCCAAAGAAATGACAAGTCAAGAACTCCCTGAAATTGcctaattttttccccttaaatgcAGAGGATTGCCTGCAGATGAAGTACCCTGCTTACCAGTTATGTGCTCCATTTTGAAGAATTACTATTCTGTAGAcccaattgttttgttttgttttgtttttt
The sequence above is a segment of the Orcinus orca chromosome 16, mOrcOrc1.1, whole genome shotgun sequence genome. Coding sequences within it:
- the BMERB1 gene encoding mpv17-like protein isoform X4, with protein sequence MAGWWRELLRTVRRYPWPTNVLLYAALFSAGDALQQRLRGGAADWRQRRHVATVAVAFHANFNYVWLRLLERALPGRAPRAVLAKVLCDQAFGGPVYVSAFYFEWSDVLAFCTADQLQPRSCSLENSLHWALWFSVGHFPLLFTTGW